In Armigeres subalbatus isolate Guangzhou_Male unplaced genomic scaffold, GZ_Asu_2 Contig136, whole genome shotgun sequence, the following are encoded in one genomic region:
- the LOC134202693 gene encoding uncharacterized protein LOC134202693: protein MVLLMDEQLPPLKWNLGRVTEVFRGSDDNIFVVDVRTSSGDNLTFNLRILDCDSFTLIWIVEEAGVVHFSSRREVISKFLARIVSFPLNVLSVESVRVWSEIQICGKCAKARYLTSISQRQLLTPLCSVKVSRRSTLPEGAATVNFAPRQGEGKE from the exons ATGGTTCTATTGATGGACGAGCAGCTTCCGCCGCTGAAATGGAACCTAGGTCGAGTAACCGAAGTGTTCCGAGGCTCTGATGACAACATCTTCGTGGTAGACGTGCGGACTAGCAGCGGG GACAATCTTACATTTAATCTGAGGATTCTTGACTGTGACTCGTTCACTTTGATCTGGATTGTGGAAGAGGCAGGAGTAGTCCATTTTAGTTCGCGTCGTGAGGTGATTTCGAAG TTTCTAGCAAGGATAGTGTCTTTCCCATTAAACGTGCTATCAGTAGAAAGTGTGCGAGTGTGGAGCGAAATACAG ATTTGTGGCAAGTGTGCGAAAGCCCGTTACCTCACCAGTATCAGCCAGCGACAACTCCTGACCCCACTCTGCAGCGTCAAAGTTTCCCGGCGGTCCACTTTGCCGGAAGGGGCCGCGACCGTCAATTTCGCGCCCAGGCAGGGCGAAGGCAAAGAGTAA